The DNA sequence AGCCAGGGAAGTTTGAAAAAGCTTTTTGATTCGGGCTTGGAAGGCACCTTTGCCAGCCATTTGTCATAGATTTTTTGATATTCGCCGCTGCTTTTGACGGCAGCCAGACCGCTGTTGATAAGTTTCAGGGTTTCGACATCGCCCTTGCGGACCGCGACACCGAATGATTCCGGATTTTCCGTTGGGATGAGAAAACCAAGTTTGAGGGTTTGGGAGTATCTCTGGTGATCGAGAACAAGGCCAAAAGCCGCGGGAGCATCAATGATTGCAGCATCCAGAAGGCCTTTCTCGACAGCCGCCACGGCGGCCGTGGGATGGGGAAAAGGTTTGGCCACTGCGCCTTCGTGTCTGGCGATCTCCTTGCAGACATCGTAGCTGATGCTGGCCTCCAGGGCGCCAATCCGTTTTTCAGCCAAATCATCAAGTGAGCTTGTTTTTGCTTCATTTTTAACAATAACAGCTTGATATGATGTGAAATATGTGTCTGAAAAATCCATTTTTCGTTTTCTGGGCTCGGTGATGGTCACGGATGCCAGAACAGCATCAATTTCTTTGTTTTCCAGGGCGGAAAAGATTTGTGTCCAGGCCACATCGCGAAAAATCGGGGTGAAGCCCGCGGCTTTTCCAGCGGCCATG is a window from the Deltaproteobacteria bacterium genome containing:
- a CDS encoding transporter substrate-binding domain-containing protein, with translation MLHYVYIFICIFVFASPVMAKEIIFGVDTNYPPMESIDANQRIIGFGPDLIMAAGKAAGFTPIFRDVAWTQIFSALENKEIDAVLASVTITEPRKRKMDFSDTYFTSYQAVIVKNEAKTSSLDDLAEKRIGALEASISYDVCKEIARHEGAVAKPFPHPTAAVAAVEKGLLDAAIIDAPAAFGLVLDHQRYSQTLKLGFLIPTENPESFGVAVRKGDVETLKLINSGLAAVKSSGEYQKIYDKWLAKVPSKPESKSFFKLPWLF